The genomic segment AATGCGGCAGGGGAAGTCTCACCCTGCCGCATTGAAAATTTCTATTTTGCTGTTATTTACCCTTCTGCATCCCCTGTCTTGGCCACCTTAAATTGGGCCACTTGTAACTGCATTTGGTTGGCAATTTCGGCCGGTTCCTGGGTTGCTGCAGATATCTGTTGGGTGGTAGAAGTGATCTGCTCATTGCTGGCAGCCAGCTGCTCCATTTCCTCGCTTGACTGTCTGGAGCCTTTTTGTATTCCTTCAACCATACCAATGGCTACATTAACGGAAGCAATGATGTCGGCCATGGCTTTACCGGACTCTGCTGCCAGCCGTACACCGTCCTCTACCTCCTTGGCACCCAGCTGCATGTTGTTGCTGGCCAATTCCACTCCCATTTGTACTTGTTTAATTAGCTCATTAATTTCTTTAGTGGCATTGGCCGGTTGTTCTGCCAGCGTTCTCACCTCTTCGGCCACCACCGCAAACCCTTTGCCATGTTCACCGGCCCGGGCTGCCTCAATGGCCGCATTTAAGGCCAGCAGATTAGTTTGTTCGGCAATGCCGGTAATGACATTGGTGATTGTACCAATCTGGTTTGATAGTTCATTTAAGTCCTGAATAGACTTAGCCACCTCGTTGGTGGTACTGGCAATGGCATTTATTTTTAACACCGTTTGTTCAATGGTTTCATTACCCATTTGGGCAACTTGGCCGGCCTTTTGAGATTCCTTTACCACCTCTTGGGCAGCCTCGGAACCGGTAGCGGCAGCAGCGGCCACTTCATTGGTTGCGCCGGCTATTTCCTCCACCGTGGCATTAACTTCTTCACTGGAGGCAGCCAATTCTTCACTGTGGGCCGCCAGCGATTGGGCCTTGTTGGCCATATCGCCAATTAACCTGCTTAACTTTGCGGCCATATTGTTAAAGGAGCGGGCTAAATCTCCAATTTCGTCACTGCTATCAATTTGCAGTTGATTGCTGAAGTCCCCTTCTGCATATCTATTGGCACCGTCAATTAACTGCATAATGGGCTTTTTAATAGCATTGGTCAGCACATAACTTAAAAGGACAGCTACAACAACTGCCAGACTAGATATTAACATAGAATTTCTTTTAACTGCAGTGGCATCGGTT from the Desulfofalx alkaliphila DSM 12257 genome contains:
- a CDS encoding methyl-accepting chemotaxis protein; its protein translation is MQETLAEQAVVGAEMERIVADLVEANLNFREQYITEAQTDATAVKRNSMLISSLAVVVAVLLSYVLTNAIKKPIMQLIDGANRYAEGDFSNQLQIDSSDEIGDLARSFNNMAAKLSRLIGDMANKAQSLAAHSEELAASSEEVNATVEEIAGATNEVAAAAATGSEAAQEVVKESQKAGQVAQMGNETIEQTVLKINAIASTTNEVAKSIQDLNELSNQIGTITNVITGIAEQTNLLALNAAIEAARAGEHGKGFAVVAEEVRTLAEQPANATKEINELIKQVQMGVELASNNMQLGAKEVEDGVRLAAESGKAMADIIASVNVAIGMVEGIQKGSRQSSEEMEQLAASNEQITSTTQQISAATQEPAEIANQMQLQVAQFKVAKTGDAEG